Part of the Kiritimatiellia bacterium genome, TTCGTTCTGTTTCACGATCGTCTCGAACGCCTGCAGGATGCTGAACCCGGCCTTCAGCGCGCTGCTCATCCCGATCAGGCTGTCCACCAGCTGCTGGTTGAATCGCGCCAACCGTCGGCGTCGCAGGATGTGCAGCAGGCCGCGGGGCGCCATCAGCGCGAGCCCCGCACCAACGGAAGCGAATACCACCCCGCGGATCACGCCCGCACGGCTGCCGAGGTCACCGAAGAGCAAGTAGAAGAGCAGGAACACGCCCAACGCGCCGTACCGGGCCAGGTCCGCGATCCGCTTCGGCGGGATGAACAGGAAGAGGTCCTCAAACTGCCGCGCCGTGTCGGCGGAGAAGGTTCGGGCGTACTGCTCCATCCCTTCCCGCAGTCCGCTGAGCAGCGCCCAGCCGAGCAGCGCAAAACAGAGCCCGAACAGCGCCGGGATCAGCAGATGGCCCAGCAGCGCGCTCATCCCGCCCTCGAGGGATCAAAAATCGAATGATCCAGCGACAGGCCGCGGCTCTTCATCTCCTCGACGAACGTCGGCACGGAGCCGGTCGGGACCAGTCGGCCGATCACCCGCCCGCGCGCGTCGACGCCGCGTTGTTCGAAGACGAAAATATCCTGCATCGTGATCTGATCCCCCTCCAGCCCCACCACTTCCGCGACCCGGCTCACT contains:
- a CDS encoding type II secretion system F family protein codes for the protein MSALLGHLLIPALFGLCFALLGWALLSGLREGMEQYARTFSADTARQFEDLFLFIPPKRIADLARYGALGVFLLFYLLFGDLGSRAGVIRGVVFASVGAGLALMAPRGLLHILRRRRLARFNQQLVDSLIGMSSALKAGFSILQAFETIVKQNENPISQEFSLFLQQVRVGVRFEDALRNMEERVGSEDLILMNQAIEIARQTGGNLTEVFEKIAATIRERMRIQRRIRSLTAQGRLQGIVVGLMPLALLFLMSLVDPKMMQAFFASRLGIGLIVAAGLLVATGAVVIRRIVDIRI